In the Malania oleifera isolate guangnan ecotype guangnan chromosome 1, ASM2987363v1, whole genome shotgun sequence genome, one interval contains:
- the LOC131168024 gene encoding dual specificity protein phosphatase PHS1-like isoform X3 yields the protein MAQLQKQDEPANAIIQTHQAHQLQEKEEEGQKESDRGFEESEAPLPLTVTSRLLYMLGDITAGPAYRFTQWLELARKRNGRYRSFGFQHRPPIKSSNDTMAMSAGESTVDSKNSLPSEQATEISLWERFGKAAMLDIESNSFSWDMLSSLHRTEHSSSTDHSEDELNKALEVTVNSGGVVFFALFNQSEGDDSFPKEAAVVIKISSSRMATQSERLGYEFAKWLGVRTPQARVIHNTSPEWFQIKEAAEKVRDVAVAEGDEVGEMTCSELLEALELSRCLFLMNYVHGSPLLESSNAFDSREAAEKTAASLGRILMLDLVIRNEDRLPCRQLRWRGNAANLLLADKMASANVDALEEAFDSAMKRYRPRVIRALQKERRATSVDSRLRAHDPSLASQVSDLSDVTETPKSSNMSPKSQTSNELILSDFDIVAIDSGVPRRPPAGKRANDQANYPKLVELLLNSSEYSSNLLHDITGGKLGYPSDDADTMTDVRSTEMASVVLEFRNGFRAALRDLQGFHIFLLTLHQKLDSVLRTFLRIINRTSSGDFDKEDLLFPESPSQMTGGGVYCPSPPSRERVMNDSHPDISDPESQRTASRQSYSGNKEGSDSSSPISREGWHGKFNKGNGDPLRSLRLTTKLRDFHKFAKVDAESNKDLEQWNEMLRNEAVKLCQENNFNTGFFECTDNNSVVDAYELKVRLEHTLERIALISDAANTEKPSSITSSLFIGGALAARSVYTLQHLGITHILCLCSNEIGQSDSQYPNLFEYRNFSICDNEDTNIGNIFEEASDFIDHVERRGGRVLVHCFEGRSRSATLVIAYLMLRKGKKAPRNFSF from the exons ATGGCCCAACTGCAAAAGCAAGACGAGCCTGCAAATGCAATCATCCAAACCCACCAGGCCCACCAG TTGCAGGAAAAGGAGGAAGAAGGTCAGAAAGAGTCTGACCGCGGATTTGAGGAATCAGAGGCCCCTTTGCCCCTTACCGTCACTTCTCGG TTATTGTACATGTTGGGTGACATCACGGCGGGTCCTGCATATCGATTCACTCAATGGTTGGAATTGGCTCGTAAACGCAATGGGAGATATCGCTCCTTCGGCTTCCAGCACCGCCCTCCTATAAAATCATCCAATGATACTATGGCTATGAG TGCAGGAGAATCTACTgttgattcaaaaaattctctGCCTTCTGAGCAAGCTACTGAAATCAGTTTGTGGGAAAGATTTGGTAAGGCTGCTATGCTGGACATTGAGTCTAATTCTTTTTCTTGGGACATGCTTTCTTCTCTTCACCGTACTGAACATAGCAGCAGCACTGATCATTCTGAAGATGAACTGAATAAAGCACTTGAG GTCACTGTGAACTCTGGAGGAGTTGTCTTCTTTGCCCTATTCAATCAATCTGAGGGTGATGATTCTTTTCCAAAGGAAGCAGCAGTTGTTATAAAAATATCCTCTTCAAGGATGGCCACTCAATCAGAGCGTCTTGGCTATGAATTTGCAAAGTGGCTTGGAGTTCGAACTCCGCAG GCCAGAGTCATTCACAATACTAGCCCAGAGTGGTTTCAGATTAAGGAAGCTGCAGAGAAAGTAAGAGATGTGGCAGTTGCAGAAGGAGATGAAGTTGGTGAAATGACGTGCTCAGAGCTTTTGGAAGCTCTTGAACTTAGCCGGTGCCTCTTTCTGATGAA TTATGTACATGGATCTCCTCTATTGGAAAGCTCAAATGCATTTGATTCACGGGAAGCTGCTGAAAAGACTGCTGCATCCCTTGGAAGGATCTTGATGCTGGATCTTGTCATCCGAAATGAAGATAGACTCCCTTGTCGTCAGCTCAGATGGCGTGGAAACGCTGCAAATTTGTTGTTAGCTGACAAAATGGCTTCAGCAAATGTGGATGCACTGGAGGAGGCATTTGATTCTGCAATGAAGAGATACAGACCAAGAGTTATTAGGGCTCTTCAGAAGGAAAGAAGGGCAACTTCTGTTGATAGTAGATTGAGAGCTCATGATCCCAGTTTGGCATCCCAAGTCTCTGACCTTTCAGATGTAACGGAAACACCAAAATCCAGCAACATGAGCCCAAAAAGCCAGACATCAAATGAGTTGATATTATCTGATTTTGACATTGTGGCAATTGACTCTGGTGTTCCACGTAGACCACCTGCTGGAAAACGTGCAAATGATCAGGCGAATTATCCTAAGCTGGTTGAGCTTCTTCTCAACAGTTCAGAGTACTCCTCTAATCTGTTACATGACATAACAGGAGGGAAGTTGGGGTATCCATCAGACGATGCTGATACAATGACTGATGTACGCTCGACTGAAATGGCTTCTGTTGTTCTAGAATTTCGCAACGGGTTTCGTGCTGCTTTAAGGGACCTGCAGGGATTCCATATATTCTTACTCACACTTCACCAAAAACTTGATAGCGTGTTGCGCACATTTCTAAGAATTATAAATCGAACTTCCTCCGGAGACTTTGACAAGGAAGATTTGCTGTTTCCTGAATCACCATCACAGATGACTGGGGGTGGTGTTTACTGCCCCTCTCCTCCAAGCAGGGAAAGGGTCATGAATGACAGTCATCCAGATATCAGTGATCCAGAGTCACAAAGAACAGCTTCTAGACAGTCATATTCAGGAAACAAAGAAGGTTCGGACTCTAGTTCTCCAATCTCACGAGAAGGTTGGCATGGAAAGTTTAACAAAGGCAATGGGGACCCACTTCGTAGTCTGCGCTTGACAACAAAGCTCCGTGATTTCCACAAATTTGCGAAG GTTGATGCAGAATCAAACAAAGATTTGGAGCAATGGAATGAAATGCTAAGAAACGAGGCAGTTAAATTATGCCAGGAGAACAACTTCAATACTGGATTTTTTGAGTGTACTGATAATAACAGTGTTGTTGATGCCTATGAATTGAAG GTCAGACTCGAGCACACTCTTGAGAGGATAGCACTGATATCTGATGCTGCAAATACTGAGAAGCCATCTTCAATTACAAGTAGCCTATTCATTGGAGGGGCACTGGCTGCAAGATCTGTATACACACTGCAACATCTGGGGATTACACATATATTGTGCTTGTGCTCCAATGAAATTGGACAGTCAGACTCCCAGTATCCTAATCTATTTGAGTACAGAAATTTTTCT ATATGCGACAATGAAGACACGAACATCGGCAATATCTTTGAAGAAGCTTCTGATTTTATTGATCACGTGGAAAGAAGAGGAGGGAGGGTTTTGGTTCATTGCTTTGAGGGAAGAAGTAGAAGTGCAACATTGGTTATAGCTTACTTGATGCTGAGAAA gggaaaaaaggCTCCACGGAATTTCTCCTTCTGA
- the LOC131168024 gene encoding dual specificity protein phosphatase PHS1-like isoform X2, with protein MAQLQKQDEPANAIIQTHQAHQEKEEEGQKESDRGFEESEAPLPLTVTSRLLYMLGDITAGPAYRFTQWLELARKRNGRYRSFGFQHRPPIKSSNDTMAMSAGESTVDSKNSLPSEQATEISLWERFGKAAMLDIESNSFSWDMLSSLHRTEHSSSTDHSEDELNKALEVTVNSGGVVFFALFNQSEGDDSFPKEAAVVIKISSSRMATQSERLGYEFAKWLGVRTPQARVIHNTSPEWFQIKEAAEKVRDVAVAEGDEVGEMTCSELLEALELSRCLFLMNYVHGSPLLESSNAFDSREAAEKTAASLGRILMLDLVIRNEDRLPCRQLRWRGNAANLLLADKMASANVDALEEAFDSAMKRYRPRVIRALQKERRATSVDSRLRAHDPSLASQVSDLSDVTETPKSSNMSPKSQTSNELILSDFDIVAIDSGVPRRPPAGKRANDQANYPKLVELLLNSSEYSSNLLHDITGGKLGYPSDDADTMTDVRSTEMASVVLEFRNGFRAALRDLQGFHIFLLTLHQKLDSVLRTFLRIINRTSSGDFDKEDLLFPESPSQMTGGGVYCPSPPSRERVMNDSHPDISDPESQRTASRQSYSGNKEGSDSSSPISREGWHGKFNKGNGDPLRSLRLTTKLRDFHKFAKVDAESNKDLEQWNEMLRNEAVKLCQENNFNTGFFECTDNNSVVDAYELKVRLEHTLERIALISDAANTEKPSSITSSLFIGGALAARSVYTLQHLGITHILCLCSNEIGQSDSQYPNLFEYRNFSICDNEDTNIGNIFEEASDFIDHVERRGGRVLVHCFEGRSRSATLVIAYLMLRKNFTLLEAWNALKQVHRRAQPNDGFARILQDLDRKLHGKVSMEWQQRKPSMKVCPICGKNAGLSSSSLKLHLQKSHKKLSSGSVDSAMTMEIQKALSALKMSRGGSVSPKQRQSHLVDK; from the exons ATGGCCCAACTGCAAAAGCAAGACGAGCCTGCAAATGCAATCATCCAAACCCACCAGGCCCACCAG GAAAAGGAGGAAGAAGGTCAGAAAGAGTCTGACCGCGGATTTGAGGAATCAGAGGCCCCTTTGCCCCTTACCGTCACTTCTCGG TTATTGTACATGTTGGGTGACATCACGGCGGGTCCTGCATATCGATTCACTCAATGGTTGGAATTGGCTCGTAAACGCAATGGGAGATATCGCTCCTTCGGCTTCCAGCACCGCCCTCCTATAAAATCATCCAATGATACTATGGCTATGAG TGCAGGAGAATCTACTgttgattcaaaaaattctctGCCTTCTGAGCAAGCTACTGAAATCAGTTTGTGGGAAAGATTTGGTAAGGCTGCTATGCTGGACATTGAGTCTAATTCTTTTTCTTGGGACATGCTTTCTTCTCTTCACCGTACTGAACATAGCAGCAGCACTGATCATTCTGAAGATGAACTGAATAAAGCACTTGAG GTCACTGTGAACTCTGGAGGAGTTGTCTTCTTTGCCCTATTCAATCAATCTGAGGGTGATGATTCTTTTCCAAAGGAAGCAGCAGTTGTTATAAAAATATCCTCTTCAAGGATGGCCACTCAATCAGAGCGTCTTGGCTATGAATTTGCAAAGTGGCTTGGAGTTCGAACTCCGCAG GCCAGAGTCATTCACAATACTAGCCCAGAGTGGTTTCAGATTAAGGAAGCTGCAGAGAAAGTAAGAGATGTGGCAGTTGCAGAAGGAGATGAAGTTGGTGAAATGACGTGCTCAGAGCTTTTGGAAGCTCTTGAACTTAGCCGGTGCCTCTTTCTGATGAA TTATGTACATGGATCTCCTCTATTGGAAAGCTCAAATGCATTTGATTCACGGGAAGCTGCTGAAAAGACTGCTGCATCCCTTGGAAGGATCTTGATGCTGGATCTTGTCATCCGAAATGAAGATAGACTCCCTTGTCGTCAGCTCAGATGGCGTGGAAACGCTGCAAATTTGTTGTTAGCTGACAAAATGGCTTCAGCAAATGTGGATGCACTGGAGGAGGCATTTGATTCTGCAATGAAGAGATACAGACCAAGAGTTATTAGGGCTCTTCAGAAGGAAAGAAGGGCAACTTCTGTTGATAGTAGATTGAGAGCTCATGATCCCAGTTTGGCATCCCAAGTCTCTGACCTTTCAGATGTAACGGAAACACCAAAATCCAGCAACATGAGCCCAAAAAGCCAGACATCAAATGAGTTGATATTATCTGATTTTGACATTGTGGCAATTGACTCTGGTGTTCCACGTAGACCACCTGCTGGAAAACGTGCAAATGATCAGGCGAATTATCCTAAGCTGGTTGAGCTTCTTCTCAACAGTTCAGAGTACTCCTCTAATCTGTTACATGACATAACAGGAGGGAAGTTGGGGTATCCATCAGACGATGCTGATACAATGACTGATGTACGCTCGACTGAAATGGCTTCTGTTGTTCTAGAATTTCGCAACGGGTTTCGTGCTGCTTTAAGGGACCTGCAGGGATTCCATATATTCTTACTCACACTTCACCAAAAACTTGATAGCGTGTTGCGCACATTTCTAAGAATTATAAATCGAACTTCCTCCGGAGACTTTGACAAGGAAGATTTGCTGTTTCCTGAATCACCATCACAGATGACTGGGGGTGGTGTTTACTGCCCCTCTCCTCCAAGCAGGGAAAGGGTCATGAATGACAGTCATCCAGATATCAGTGATCCAGAGTCACAAAGAACAGCTTCTAGACAGTCATATTCAGGAAACAAAGAAGGTTCGGACTCTAGTTCTCCAATCTCACGAGAAGGTTGGCATGGAAAGTTTAACAAAGGCAATGGGGACCCACTTCGTAGTCTGCGCTTGACAACAAAGCTCCGTGATTTCCACAAATTTGCGAAG GTTGATGCAGAATCAAACAAAGATTTGGAGCAATGGAATGAAATGCTAAGAAACGAGGCAGTTAAATTATGCCAGGAGAACAACTTCAATACTGGATTTTTTGAGTGTACTGATAATAACAGTGTTGTTGATGCCTATGAATTGAAG GTCAGACTCGAGCACACTCTTGAGAGGATAGCACTGATATCTGATGCTGCAAATACTGAGAAGCCATCTTCAATTACAAGTAGCCTATTCATTGGAGGGGCACTGGCTGCAAGATCTGTATACACACTGCAACATCTGGGGATTACACATATATTGTGCTTGTGCTCCAATGAAATTGGACAGTCAGACTCCCAGTATCCTAATCTATTTGAGTACAGAAATTTTTCT ATATGCGACAATGAAGACACGAACATCGGCAATATCTTTGAAGAAGCTTCTGATTTTATTGATCACGTGGAAAGAAGAGGAGGGAGGGTTTTGGTTCATTGCTTTGAGGGAAGAAGTAGAAGTGCAACATTGGTTATAGCTTACTTGATGCTGAGAAA GAACTTCACTCTGTTAGAAGCATGGAATGCCCTGAAACAAGTTCACCGACGAGCACAGCCCAATGATGGGTTTGCCAGGATTCTTCAAGACCTAGATCGGAAACTGCATGGGAAAGTTTCCATGGAGTGGCAACAGAGGAAACCGTCGATGAAAGTGTGCCCTATCTGTGGAAAAAATGCTGGGTTGAGCAGTAGCTCACTCAAGCTTCATTTGCAGAAATCACATAAGAAGCTGTCATCAGGTAGTGTGGACAGTGCCATGACAATGGAAATTCAGAAGGCTTTAAGTGCACTCAAAATGAGCAGAGGTGGGAGTGTGAGCCCAAAACAGAGGCAGTCTCATTTGGTGGACAAGTAG
- the LOC131168024 gene encoding dual specificity protein phosphatase PHS1-like isoform X1 codes for MAQLQKQDEPANAIIQTHQAHQLQEKEEEGQKESDRGFEESEAPLPLTVTSRLLYMLGDITAGPAYRFTQWLELARKRNGRYRSFGFQHRPPIKSSNDTMAMSAGESTVDSKNSLPSEQATEISLWERFGKAAMLDIESNSFSWDMLSSLHRTEHSSSTDHSEDELNKALEVTVNSGGVVFFALFNQSEGDDSFPKEAAVVIKISSSRMATQSERLGYEFAKWLGVRTPQARVIHNTSPEWFQIKEAAEKVRDVAVAEGDEVGEMTCSELLEALELSRCLFLMNYVHGSPLLESSNAFDSREAAEKTAASLGRILMLDLVIRNEDRLPCRQLRWRGNAANLLLADKMASANVDALEEAFDSAMKRYRPRVIRALQKERRATSVDSRLRAHDPSLASQVSDLSDVTETPKSSNMSPKSQTSNELILSDFDIVAIDSGVPRRPPAGKRANDQANYPKLVELLLNSSEYSSNLLHDITGGKLGYPSDDADTMTDVRSTEMASVVLEFRNGFRAALRDLQGFHIFLLTLHQKLDSVLRTFLRIINRTSSGDFDKEDLLFPESPSQMTGGGVYCPSPPSRERVMNDSHPDISDPESQRTASRQSYSGNKEGSDSSSPISREGWHGKFNKGNGDPLRSLRLTTKLRDFHKFAKVDAESNKDLEQWNEMLRNEAVKLCQENNFNTGFFECTDNNSVVDAYELKVRLEHTLERIALISDAANTEKPSSITSSLFIGGALAARSVYTLQHLGITHILCLCSNEIGQSDSQYPNLFEYRNFSICDNEDTNIGNIFEEASDFIDHVERRGGRVLVHCFEGRSRSATLVIAYLMLRKNFTLLEAWNALKQVHRRAQPNDGFARILQDLDRKLHGKVSMEWQQRKPSMKVCPICGKNAGLSSSSLKLHLQKSHKKLSSGSVDSAMTMEIQKALSALKMSRGGSVSPKQRQSHLVDK; via the exons ATGGCCCAACTGCAAAAGCAAGACGAGCCTGCAAATGCAATCATCCAAACCCACCAGGCCCACCAG TTGCAGGAAAAGGAGGAAGAAGGTCAGAAAGAGTCTGACCGCGGATTTGAGGAATCAGAGGCCCCTTTGCCCCTTACCGTCACTTCTCGG TTATTGTACATGTTGGGTGACATCACGGCGGGTCCTGCATATCGATTCACTCAATGGTTGGAATTGGCTCGTAAACGCAATGGGAGATATCGCTCCTTCGGCTTCCAGCACCGCCCTCCTATAAAATCATCCAATGATACTATGGCTATGAG TGCAGGAGAATCTACTgttgattcaaaaaattctctGCCTTCTGAGCAAGCTACTGAAATCAGTTTGTGGGAAAGATTTGGTAAGGCTGCTATGCTGGACATTGAGTCTAATTCTTTTTCTTGGGACATGCTTTCTTCTCTTCACCGTACTGAACATAGCAGCAGCACTGATCATTCTGAAGATGAACTGAATAAAGCACTTGAG GTCACTGTGAACTCTGGAGGAGTTGTCTTCTTTGCCCTATTCAATCAATCTGAGGGTGATGATTCTTTTCCAAAGGAAGCAGCAGTTGTTATAAAAATATCCTCTTCAAGGATGGCCACTCAATCAGAGCGTCTTGGCTATGAATTTGCAAAGTGGCTTGGAGTTCGAACTCCGCAG GCCAGAGTCATTCACAATACTAGCCCAGAGTGGTTTCAGATTAAGGAAGCTGCAGAGAAAGTAAGAGATGTGGCAGTTGCAGAAGGAGATGAAGTTGGTGAAATGACGTGCTCAGAGCTTTTGGAAGCTCTTGAACTTAGCCGGTGCCTCTTTCTGATGAA TTATGTACATGGATCTCCTCTATTGGAAAGCTCAAATGCATTTGATTCACGGGAAGCTGCTGAAAAGACTGCTGCATCCCTTGGAAGGATCTTGATGCTGGATCTTGTCATCCGAAATGAAGATAGACTCCCTTGTCGTCAGCTCAGATGGCGTGGAAACGCTGCAAATTTGTTGTTAGCTGACAAAATGGCTTCAGCAAATGTGGATGCACTGGAGGAGGCATTTGATTCTGCAATGAAGAGATACAGACCAAGAGTTATTAGGGCTCTTCAGAAGGAAAGAAGGGCAACTTCTGTTGATAGTAGATTGAGAGCTCATGATCCCAGTTTGGCATCCCAAGTCTCTGACCTTTCAGATGTAACGGAAACACCAAAATCCAGCAACATGAGCCCAAAAAGCCAGACATCAAATGAGTTGATATTATCTGATTTTGACATTGTGGCAATTGACTCTGGTGTTCCACGTAGACCACCTGCTGGAAAACGTGCAAATGATCAGGCGAATTATCCTAAGCTGGTTGAGCTTCTTCTCAACAGTTCAGAGTACTCCTCTAATCTGTTACATGACATAACAGGAGGGAAGTTGGGGTATCCATCAGACGATGCTGATACAATGACTGATGTACGCTCGACTGAAATGGCTTCTGTTGTTCTAGAATTTCGCAACGGGTTTCGTGCTGCTTTAAGGGACCTGCAGGGATTCCATATATTCTTACTCACACTTCACCAAAAACTTGATAGCGTGTTGCGCACATTTCTAAGAATTATAAATCGAACTTCCTCCGGAGACTTTGACAAGGAAGATTTGCTGTTTCCTGAATCACCATCACAGATGACTGGGGGTGGTGTTTACTGCCCCTCTCCTCCAAGCAGGGAAAGGGTCATGAATGACAGTCATCCAGATATCAGTGATCCAGAGTCACAAAGAACAGCTTCTAGACAGTCATATTCAGGAAACAAAGAAGGTTCGGACTCTAGTTCTCCAATCTCACGAGAAGGTTGGCATGGAAAGTTTAACAAAGGCAATGGGGACCCACTTCGTAGTCTGCGCTTGACAACAAAGCTCCGTGATTTCCACAAATTTGCGAAG GTTGATGCAGAATCAAACAAAGATTTGGAGCAATGGAATGAAATGCTAAGAAACGAGGCAGTTAAATTATGCCAGGAGAACAACTTCAATACTGGATTTTTTGAGTGTACTGATAATAACAGTGTTGTTGATGCCTATGAATTGAAG GTCAGACTCGAGCACACTCTTGAGAGGATAGCACTGATATCTGATGCTGCAAATACTGAGAAGCCATCTTCAATTACAAGTAGCCTATTCATTGGAGGGGCACTGGCTGCAAGATCTGTATACACACTGCAACATCTGGGGATTACACATATATTGTGCTTGTGCTCCAATGAAATTGGACAGTCAGACTCCCAGTATCCTAATCTATTTGAGTACAGAAATTTTTCT ATATGCGACAATGAAGACACGAACATCGGCAATATCTTTGAAGAAGCTTCTGATTTTATTGATCACGTGGAAAGAAGAGGAGGGAGGGTTTTGGTTCATTGCTTTGAGGGAAGAAGTAGAAGTGCAACATTGGTTATAGCTTACTTGATGCTGAGAAA GAACTTCACTCTGTTAGAAGCATGGAATGCCCTGAAACAAGTTCACCGACGAGCACAGCCCAATGATGGGTTTGCCAGGATTCTTCAAGACCTAGATCGGAAACTGCATGGGAAAGTTTCCATGGAGTGGCAACAGAGGAAACCGTCGATGAAAGTGTGCCCTATCTGTGGAAAAAATGCTGGGTTGAGCAGTAGCTCACTCAAGCTTCATTTGCAGAAATCACATAAGAAGCTGTCATCAGGTAGTGTGGACAGTGCCATGACAATGGAAATTCAGAAGGCTTTAAGTGCACTCAAAATGAGCAGAGGTGGGAGTGTGAGCCCAAAACAGAGGCAGTCTCATTTGGTGGACAAGTAG
- the LOC131168024 gene encoding dual specificity protein phosphatase PHS1-like isoform X4 encodes MAQLQKQDEPANAIIQTHQAHQEKEEEGQKESDRGFEESEAPLPLTVTSRLLYMLGDITAGPAYRFTQWLELARKRNGRYRSFGFQHRPPIKSSNDTMAMSAGESTVDSKNSLPSEQATEISLWERFGKAAMLDIESNSFSWDMLSSLHRTEHSSSTDHSEDELNKALEVTVNSGGVVFFALFNQSEGDDSFPKEAAVVIKISSSRMATQSERLGYEFAKWLGVRTPQARVIHNTSPEWFQIKEAAEKVRDVAVAEGDEVGEMTCSELLEALELSRCLFLMNYVHGSPLLESSNAFDSREAAEKTAASLGRILMLDLVIRNEDRLPCRQLRWRGNAANLLLADKMASANVDALEEAFDSAMKRYRPRVIRALQKERRATSVDSRLRAHDPSLASQVSDLSDVTETPKSSNMSPKSQTSNELILSDFDIVAIDSGVPRRPPAGKRANDQANYPKLVELLLNSSEYSSNLLHDITGGKLGYPSDDADTMTDVRSTEMASVVLEFRNGFRAALRDLQGFHIFLLTLHQKLDSVLRTFLRIINRTSSGDFDKEDLLFPESPSQMTGGGVYCPSPPSRERVMNDSHPDISDPESQRTASRQSYSGNKEGSDSSSPISREGWHGKFNKGNGDPLRSLRLTTKLRDFHKFAKVDAESNKDLEQWNEMLRNEAVKLCQENNFNTGFFECTDNNSVVDAYELKVRLEHTLERIALISDAANTEKPSSITSSLFIGGALAARSVYTLQHLGITHILCLCSNEIGQSDSQYPNLFEYRNFSICDNEDTNIGNIFEEASDFIDHVERRGGRVLVHCFEGRSRSATLVIAYLMLRKGKKAPRNFSF; translated from the exons ATGGCCCAACTGCAAAAGCAAGACGAGCCTGCAAATGCAATCATCCAAACCCACCAGGCCCACCAG GAAAAGGAGGAAGAAGGTCAGAAAGAGTCTGACCGCGGATTTGAGGAATCAGAGGCCCCTTTGCCCCTTACCGTCACTTCTCGG TTATTGTACATGTTGGGTGACATCACGGCGGGTCCTGCATATCGATTCACTCAATGGTTGGAATTGGCTCGTAAACGCAATGGGAGATATCGCTCCTTCGGCTTCCAGCACCGCCCTCCTATAAAATCATCCAATGATACTATGGCTATGAG TGCAGGAGAATCTACTgttgattcaaaaaattctctGCCTTCTGAGCAAGCTACTGAAATCAGTTTGTGGGAAAGATTTGGTAAGGCTGCTATGCTGGACATTGAGTCTAATTCTTTTTCTTGGGACATGCTTTCTTCTCTTCACCGTACTGAACATAGCAGCAGCACTGATCATTCTGAAGATGAACTGAATAAAGCACTTGAG GTCACTGTGAACTCTGGAGGAGTTGTCTTCTTTGCCCTATTCAATCAATCTGAGGGTGATGATTCTTTTCCAAAGGAAGCAGCAGTTGTTATAAAAATATCCTCTTCAAGGATGGCCACTCAATCAGAGCGTCTTGGCTATGAATTTGCAAAGTGGCTTGGAGTTCGAACTCCGCAG GCCAGAGTCATTCACAATACTAGCCCAGAGTGGTTTCAGATTAAGGAAGCTGCAGAGAAAGTAAGAGATGTGGCAGTTGCAGAAGGAGATGAAGTTGGTGAAATGACGTGCTCAGAGCTTTTGGAAGCTCTTGAACTTAGCCGGTGCCTCTTTCTGATGAA TTATGTACATGGATCTCCTCTATTGGAAAGCTCAAATGCATTTGATTCACGGGAAGCTGCTGAAAAGACTGCTGCATCCCTTGGAAGGATCTTGATGCTGGATCTTGTCATCCGAAATGAAGATAGACTCCCTTGTCGTCAGCTCAGATGGCGTGGAAACGCTGCAAATTTGTTGTTAGCTGACAAAATGGCTTCAGCAAATGTGGATGCACTGGAGGAGGCATTTGATTCTGCAATGAAGAGATACAGACCAAGAGTTATTAGGGCTCTTCAGAAGGAAAGAAGGGCAACTTCTGTTGATAGTAGATTGAGAGCTCATGATCCCAGTTTGGCATCCCAAGTCTCTGACCTTTCAGATGTAACGGAAACACCAAAATCCAGCAACATGAGCCCAAAAAGCCAGACATCAAATGAGTTGATATTATCTGATTTTGACATTGTGGCAATTGACTCTGGTGTTCCACGTAGACCACCTGCTGGAAAACGTGCAAATGATCAGGCGAATTATCCTAAGCTGGTTGAGCTTCTTCTCAACAGTTCAGAGTACTCCTCTAATCTGTTACATGACATAACAGGAGGGAAGTTGGGGTATCCATCAGACGATGCTGATACAATGACTGATGTACGCTCGACTGAAATGGCTTCTGTTGTTCTAGAATTTCGCAACGGGTTTCGTGCTGCTTTAAGGGACCTGCAGGGATTCCATATATTCTTACTCACACTTCACCAAAAACTTGATAGCGTGTTGCGCACATTTCTAAGAATTATAAATCGAACTTCCTCCGGAGACTTTGACAAGGAAGATTTGCTGTTTCCTGAATCACCATCACAGATGACTGGGGGTGGTGTTTACTGCCCCTCTCCTCCAAGCAGGGAAAGGGTCATGAATGACAGTCATCCAGATATCAGTGATCCAGAGTCACAAAGAACAGCTTCTAGACAGTCATATTCAGGAAACAAAGAAGGTTCGGACTCTAGTTCTCCAATCTCACGAGAAGGTTGGCATGGAAAGTTTAACAAAGGCAATGGGGACCCACTTCGTAGTCTGCGCTTGACAACAAAGCTCCGTGATTTCCACAAATTTGCGAAG GTTGATGCAGAATCAAACAAAGATTTGGAGCAATGGAATGAAATGCTAAGAAACGAGGCAGTTAAATTATGCCAGGAGAACAACTTCAATACTGGATTTTTTGAGTGTACTGATAATAACAGTGTTGTTGATGCCTATGAATTGAAG GTCAGACTCGAGCACACTCTTGAGAGGATAGCACTGATATCTGATGCTGCAAATACTGAGAAGCCATCTTCAATTACAAGTAGCCTATTCATTGGAGGGGCACTGGCTGCAAGATCTGTATACACACTGCAACATCTGGGGATTACACATATATTGTGCTTGTGCTCCAATGAAATTGGACAGTCAGACTCCCAGTATCCTAATCTATTTGAGTACAGAAATTTTTCT ATATGCGACAATGAAGACACGAACATCGGCAATATCTTTGAAGAAGCTTCTGATTTTATTGATCACGTGGAAAGAAGAGGAGGGAGGGTTTTGGTTCATTGCTTTGAGGGAAGAAGTAGAAGTGCAACATTGGTTATAGCTTACTTGATGCTGAGAAA gggaaaaaaggCTCCACGGAATTTCTCCTTCTGA